From Triticum aestivum cultivar Chinese Spring chromosome 7B, IWGSC CS RefSeq v2.1, whole genome shotgun sequence:
ACGCtctggtgcctcgtgggccactgctccatcttctcgtcccctcccgaagcttccagggtctcttatgtccaaaaaattaccaaaaagtttcgtggcatttggacttcatttggtattgatattctacaaaaccaaaaacaagcaaaaaatagcaactggcactaggcactaagttaataggttagtcctagaaAATGATATATAGTTGCTTgcaaatgtatataaaacatctaagattgatactataatagcatggaacaatcaaaaattctagatacgttggagacgtatcagatagccACACTCGTTTAGGGTGTCAGGCAGTTTCCCAATAACCATGTTCTATAGGCACGACAGCCCCCGATGCACTCACGAGAGGGCTTACTGGATTTGAAGAGGATAGGAGGCGGCGGCTACTGAACTTGATGCCAGTTACGACGCAGTTGCCCCTCTCGACCGTGCGGGCCATAGCAGAGGAGGCGGTGAGTCGGGCCGACGAGCGGCTGCAGTTGCTCCTGTTACTCTGGCTAGTGAGCCTTCCTCCATGGCCGATCATGCCTCCTTGCTCCGGTCGGTGAGCTTCCCTCCATGACTGACCCCATCCTCATTTGCCGTTGCACCAACCCCTGCCGCTTTCCCCCCGCATTCGCGGCCTTTTGGTTTCATGGCTTCGTGTTGTGGTGGCTgacaagggagagagattgaggagGGAGGGGATTTGGCGAGGGGCTTTCAAGGACACAACCTGACCACGCCTCCCGCAAACAGCACAACACACGACGCAGCCAACTGCTCTGCGGCTCCCGCATGACGCGGGAGGTGGGCAACGCGCGACACAAAGCCTTAGGAGTGGTCCACCCGAGAAAATGCGACCCAGCTAATGGAGGATCCGACGAGCGGGGCCAGGAGTAGCGGTGGCCCACCCATCATTGCACAAACGCGGGTGGACATGCTCCGGCCCACCCCTCCACAGCTGACGCAGGACACAATAGCCCCCACAATGCAAGGCGCAGGCAGCGCGCGAGGAGCGGCCCTCCAAAAGCGGTTCGTCGGGCATGTGGGACTGAGGGTACCCAGGCCCGTCTACCTATGGCCCAATGCGCAACGCGTAACTCGGGCCGACGGGCGACCCGCCACCGAACTTCATGAGTAGGACCCTCGTGAGGCCTAGGTCAGCAAGTGCCTCGGGAGGATCGAAGGCGCCACCAGGAGCCCCGCGAGGCCCTCTCGCGGGGCTGTCTCCCTAGGCCGCCTCCCGAGGCCCCTCGCGGAGGCAAACAAGTTTCGCGCGGTGCAGAGTCTTCATGTGGGTGACGCGCTAGGCGACAGGTGGTGCCAGAGGTCGCGCCAGCAGGCGCGGATGAGGAGGTTTTCCTCTTCcgtgctaagggagcaaggccaGCCACCAGTTCCCAAAGCCGTTTCCAAAGGTTGCTTGGTCGGTGCAAGAGGACCAAGACGGCGAGTGCACCAGGGCGGATGTCATTCCCGAGCCCACCAGCGCATCACGGCaggaggcttttgcaggcgaagatcaCTTTGTGCGTTTGGTTTATTTGGTTTACatggttcggtttatacggtttttcggtttgtacggtattaatacttcggtaaatacggtatgaaattaaaataTGGTTCGGTTTCgatatataccaaattatttcggtatggtttcggtatataccataataaccaaaattgacgcgaatttgaaaatgagGTAATAACAATTTACagatttatgactcaaaacacatactattttACAGAAATAGTATATAACTATATATACAAGTATATATGCATGAATGGATTTATCCCTTGATAGTGATGGACGTTCTTAGCATTTTTGAAAGAGAGAAATGACTATGTTACGAGAAAATGTACGTGTTTGGCTGTGAATTTAGCTCATGTAGAAGAAAAATGATAACTTGTATGGTTGTTtgcctcaagaaatataaatttatttttcacCTCGGTTTATTTGGTTAACCATTTGGTTTTTtcagtatataccataaaaaccaaagttcaaaacggtatgaaaagttcataccatatcAAAACCATaaaccataaaaaccataaaattggtttggttcggtttattttcggtatggtttttcggttcggtttcAAAATGCACAGAGtgaggcgaagaccacctttagtcaggataaactGCTCTCCTGACCCCCTTCAAAGTGGCCGTTGTGGCAACCCTTCCCGCCAAGTAttttcgggggaagaggaccaTAGGCACGATATAAAAGGAGGGCAGGCTGCCGCCGTAGAGGAGGTGGATCCACCCGAGAACTTGAGCACACCATTGTACTCTCTCCCTCAAGCAATCTAGACAAGCAGGAATAGGGTCTTACACCGCGagatggcctgaacctgggtaattGCAGTGTCCATAGCTCTTCTTCCTTAGCTCGTGCTCGTTGCAGCATCGCCGTGAGGTGGTGAGGGCAGAGTAGGGCCATAGGAACAAGCGCACCCCGGAGTTTGAACCTCTTGGGTCGAGAAAACTCTAACCTACACCGTGTGACATGCAGGCAGGGCAACCGACAAGTGGGATCAGGGGCGGCACTGGCCCACTCGTCATAGTCAAAGCACATACGCCGGTGTAGAAACCGGGTGCATGCGCTCCGGCCAACCCCTCCGAGGCTTGCCCACGACGCACGCCGCCGGTCAGCGTGAACAAGCCACGCGACGCGCGAGGAGTGGTCACTGAAGATCTTTGAACCCAGCCAAAGGAAGAACTCGGTGAGCCCATTGGTCATCGGATTCCACGCAGGATCGTTGGATCAAAATAGGCAGTCAAATCGAACGGGCCACACGAGCGCACTAACCAGACCAGAGGCGATCGAACGGGCAGAACGGCACGAAATCGAGGGAGCCCTCAGATGGGCGGGTCGGCCAGCCTTCttataggttaataggttagaacaataaaacaaaaaagagaaaatgaaaaagtaaaagtaaaaaaCGAAAACGAAAAAAAGGGGGCGCCCCGCCTCGcgcatgggccggcccaacagggcGCGCAGGGGGGGGGTGCGAGGGTATGCGCTGCCGCGACTGGTGGCGCCCCACGCCGCGAATGCTATTTATCGCATTAAGCGATCGTGCGAGCATGTTTCGCTGAAGGTTGTAgactagttgggccggcccatttttgcGCAGCGTTCGAACCAAAAAGGTAACGGAAAATAGGGAGAAGCGGGGAGCGATCTCGGGTCGCTAGGGAAAGAGCTCGTGACGCCAGGCCACTGCGCCAATGACTTTGCACATGGTAAGTTGGTGGCACGTTCCTTACTTGAGAGAACGAATTCGGTTATTTCTATTTTTTATGGGttatttctgttttttctttctaCGTTGATAGCGTTTTCTTCATTTTTATttggtttctttttattcttctccAATTTTTGTatggttttctttcttttctccttttttttggttttctttcttcttcttcattttttgtttttttccttatgTTTGATTTCTTTTTCACACTACATTTTtgtatatgtcaaaaatgtttttttaataAGTGACCAACATTTTTGGCACACACGTACATTGTCCGAAcgttttttaaacatttttaaatactatttcaacattttaatacttattaaacatttttaaatacttcttcaacattttttaatacttatttagacatttttaaaatacttgttcaacacttttaatacttattcaacatttttaaatactcaTTTAAAAAAACCATACACTCGTTCAACATTTCtttaataattattcaacatttttcaaatacttgttcaacatttttagtacttatttaacattttcaaatacctgttcaacatttttgaaatcttgttcaacattttttaatacttactCAACATTTTCTagatatttgttcaacatttttccaaATGTCTTTAAAAGTGTTTAttaatagtgtgtgtgtgtgtgtgtgtgtgtgtgtgtgtgtgtgtgtgtgtgtgtgtgtgtgtgtgtggaatatttttaaaatataaagaaaattacgaaaataaagcaagaaagagaacataaaacagaaaaaaaaaactctCCAAGcggatgggccggcccattctggGGCTGCCCCGACGCGAGAGCTACCCCCCGCTCGCTTAAAGCGAGAAATAGGGGCGCCCGCCCCACGCTCGGTATAGCAGCTCCCGTCCACTACCTTGCTCCTCGCCGCAATCCCCACATTCATAGCGAGAATCCCCAAATCCCAACCCTGACTGACGACCGGCGGATCTGTTCCGGCGCCTCCTCCCGCCGTCGACCATGGCGTCTTCCAACTCCGGCGGCATCCCCATCAATGTCAGCGACTCCCCCTTCCTCCCCTCTCACCCACGACCCTCGATGCCACGAGCGCGGTTTAGGATTTAGCGGCGAGCCGGGTCGGGTTCCTGGGGATCGCCCGACGAAGAGACTGGTGTTTGTCATCTCCACCGGTTCTTCCGGGGATTTTCCTGCTTCGAACTGCATGATTTCTCTAGCGCTTGCAATTTGGCTGGCCTTAGCTTCCGCTTCCTAGCCGCTTTGTAGAGATTATTATGGAGTATAGGCGTATAGCCTCCGTTTGGGGAAAATAGGTAACTTTGGATCAACAGGTGAAACGGCCCGCCGTAGTTATCTCGTTCAAATTTGCACCGCGACATGCAGGACAGTTATAATCCGTAGATATCTCGCCTCTAAATTTCTGATGGACGTGGCAGTATTCCCCTAGTCCATTTCATGGCTATGGGGTCAAACAGGGTTTTAGCGAGTTTGTTCATTCAATATGTGCTTTGTCAATTGCAGGCGGAACAGGATTCGGACGGCTCGGCCCAGAGCACAGCTGATATGACTGCTTTCGTATGTATTTTATCTTCCTTTTGAGTTTATATAGATTGTAAATTTGAGGCGTAATTCTCGCTCATCTTTTGCTTTTGCCCACTGCTTGCAGGTGCAAAATCTTCTAGTTCAGATGGTAAGCCTTACTTTTGTTTGCAGTGCACTGTGCGTGTGAGTCCACCTACTTTTCTCTTACTGAATCTGATTTCCTTGCAGCAAACCAGGTTCCAAACTATGTCAGAGAACATCATTACAAAGAATATCCTTATAAACCAGTTCATTCTTGCATTTTATTTCACTTTTACTTCATTCGGTTTTCTGGTCACAGTTTTTTTTTAGATAACGCATTTTCAATCACAGGTGAACATTTGACTAATATACTCATGTTCTACTAGATCGTTGATTTGTCCATTTGTAAGGGAAAACTATAGTGCAAATGCATGACCCATTCCCGTAGTAACTGAGGATCTTTAAATTTTGTGAATTTAATTAGGCGGGTAGCCCATGTGCAAACTTTCAAACCCTTGCAGACTGCTATCTTCTTTCTTTGGTGTTCCTTAACTTCTTAAAAGTATGGAACAAGCACTCATATCGTTTGCTAACATGTTAGAGCTGATGTATGGGGCCATTTCTTTAAGAGTGACACTAGGGACTAGTGGTACTAGTTTTGAATAAATAATAATGCCATCTTTGTTATCAGCATTGACACCATTTACCACCCTTTGAAATGTTCACTTTTCGAGCACTTACTGATATGAACAACAGGATATTATTGTCTACATATGCCTCCCGGCTTTTTGTATAATCCTTAACCAGTACTTACTAGATGAAATGGGTGCAAGAATCGATGAATTGGAGTTGAGCATAAATGACCTCAAGGCTGAAATGGGCAGCGATGGTATGACCCCTACTAAAGTGAAGGACGAAGAATCAAAGCCAGCAGACAGCTCTGCCTGAGTCAAGCAGAAGTAGCAGAAGCAAGTCGTATTAGTCTTGGGTTCATGTCAATATCATCAGCCATTCATCACTAACTTCATGCATGTTATGAGATGTTATTCGCACTGTTATATGCATTTGAGATATGCAGTACCTTTCGATGAGAGATTTCTCTGTACGCATTGATGCTTGCTGAGTGGTCTGCTATAAATTTTAGTACCCAGAAATGGCTTTATCATCCCCTTCCTAAGGGGCACTTTTTTCTAGAGGATGGAACTAACGCAAATAAGGGGGAAATGTGGCATTTTTTTTTAAAGGATCAACTTAGTGTGGTGCTCGTTTTCTTCGAAAGAGCCCTATTATCAGTCTTGCAGCAAAACTTGACTATGCCATGAGCTATGCGATGCATAACAAGCCTGGCACAGTGTAAGCATCATTTACCGCGCTTTCATGTTTTCTTAAGGCCATTGTAGTTGATAGTTGGGTGATATTTTCAGGGTGCCTAATACATACAACACATAATCCCCATAAAATTATTGTGTGTGCAACATTGTTGCAGCAGTTCTTTCTGTAACATGTCGCACCGTTTGAACCATGCTTGCACAACAAAAAATTCTTCGGTGTGCAACAAACGCCCATTGGGTGATATTTTCGGGGTGCCTCATACATACAACACATAATCCCCATAAAATTATTGTGTATGCAACATTGTTGCGGCAGTTTTGTATGTAACATGTCGCACCGTTTGAACCATGCTTGCACAACAAAAAATTCTTCGGTATGCAACAACCGCCCATTTGTTGAGACCATAGCGTAAAAATTGTGTCACATCTTACACCATGAAAAATAACGCAAGCAACATAGAGAAACAATCGTGCAGAGATAAAGAAACATATTTGGAACATAAACTCGAAATTGAATGGTTGCAACGAAACATTGATGTAAACAACAAACACCTTGCTTTCAACAATGGAGACGCCAACTTCACCAACTCGGACGACATCATACTTATTCCCCAGTCCTGATGTCTTACATGATATGGGGCAAGCTACTAGGGTGACCCAATCTTCACGAACTGAAAGTGGATTTGAGAAGTGACATAAGAATCAAGGGCAAAATAAAGGGAAC
This genomic window contains:
- the LOC123161621 gene encoding heat shock factor-binding protein translates to MASSNSGGIPINAEQDSDGSAQSTADMTAFVQNLLVQMQTRFQTMSENIITKIDEMGARIDELELSINDLKAEMGSDGMTPTKVKDEESKPADSSA